In one Microbacterium invictum genomic region, the following are encoded:
- the coxB gene encoding cytochrome c oxidase subunit II: MPSKRRLRWAFVPVGIAAALVLAGCTPTELNGYLPGFVEEGTPATNRTELVSGLWVNSWIVLLAVGVVTWGLMGWAAIAYRRRKGQTGLPVQLRYNMPIEIFYTIVPLILVVGFFAFTARDQAIIETQYEDPDVSITAIGKQWAWDFQYNGEDEDNADAVWSMGVQAQPDAQGDYDQAALPTLYLPVDQTVKIDLEARDVIHSFWIIDFLYKKDMYIGKDNEWSFTPTREGTYAGKCAELCGEYHSAMLFNVEVVSEAEYEQYLDSLRDRGQTGDITDAYDRLQNLPGTGGASETETSSSGETSTEDQG; encoded by the coding sequence GTGCCCTCGAAACGCCGTCTCCGCTGGGCGTTCGTCCCGGTCGGGATCGCCGCGGCCCTTGTGCTCGCGGGATGCACGCCGACCGAGCTGAACGGGTACCTGCCCGGCTTCGTCGAGGAGGGTACGCCGGCGACCAACCGGACCGAACTCGTCTCGGGTCTGTGGGTCAACTCCTGGATCGTCCTCCTCGCCGTCGGCGTGGTGACGTGGGGGCTCATGGGCTGGGCGGCGATCGCCTACCGGCGGCGCAAGGGCCAGACCGGCCTTCCCGTGCAGCTGCGCTACAACATGCCGATCGAGATCTTCTACACGATCGTGCCCCTGATCCTCGTGGTGGGGTTCTTCGCCTTCACCGCGCGCGACCAGGCCATCATCGAGACGCAGTACGAAGACCCCGATGTCTCCATCACGGCCATCGGCAAGCAGTGGGCGTGGGACTTCCAGTACAACGGCGAGGACGAGGACAACGCCGACGCCGTGTGGAGCATGGGCGTGCAGGCACAGCCGGATGCGCAGGGGGACTACGACCAGGCTGCGCTGCCGACGCTGTACCTCCCCGTCGACCAGACGGTGAAGATCGATCTCGAGGCTCGCGACGTCATCCACAGCTTCTGGATCATCGACTTCCTCTACAAGAAGGACATGTACATCGGCAAGGACAACGAATGGTCCTTCACGCCGACCCGCGAGGGCACGTACGCCGGCAAGTGCGCCGAGCTCTGCGGCGAGTACCACTCGGCGATGCTCTTCAACGTCGAGGTGGTCAGCGAGGCGGAGTACGAGCAGTACCTCGACTCGCTCCGCGACCGCGGCCAGACCGGTGACATCACCGATGCGTACGACCGGCTGCAGAACCTTCCCGGCACCGGGGGCGCCTCCGAGACGGAGACCAGCTCCAGCGGGGAAACGAGCACAGAGGATCAGGGCTGA
- the erpA gene encoding iron-sulfur cluster insertion protein ErpA, translated as MTDTALSTDTARAHGVLLTDAAALKVKNLLDQEGRDDLRLRVAVQPGGCSGLIYQLYFDERLLEGDKTVDFEGVEVIVDDMSVPYLDGATIDFKDTISEQGFTIDNPNAAGSCACGDSFH; from the coding sequence ATGACCGACACCGCTCTGTCCACCGACACCGCGCGCGCACACGGCGTGCTTCTCACCGACGCCGCCGCGCTGAAGGTGAAGAATCTGCTCGACCAGGAGGGTCGCGACGACCTGCGTCTGCGCGTGGCCGTGCAGCCCGGCGGGTGCAGCGGACTGATCTACCAGCTCTACTTCGACGAGCGTCTTCTCGAGGGTGACAAGACCGTGGACTTCGAAGGCGTCGAGGTCATCGTCGACGACATGAGCGTCCCCTATCTCGACGGTGCCACGATCGACTTCAAGGACACCATCTCCGAGCAGGGCTTCACGATCGACAACCCGAACGCCGCCGGTAGCTGCGCCTGCGGCGACAGCTTCCACTGA
- a CDS encoding dipeptidase yields MTSTPTRRDAVRDAALSGIPTALADLGALVRIPSVAFPGFDHSEVRRSAEAVATLARETGVFDDVRIVDAAVPGTEERGMPAVLASRAAAPGRPTILLYAHHDVQPVGDEALWDSPPFEPTVRDGRLYGRGAADDKAGVMAHIAAVRALRDAVGDDLGLGIALFIEGEEEAGSRSFAQFLSDNAQTLRADVIVVADSGNWDARTPALTVSLRGNVRFTLTVRTLDHASHSGMFGGAVPDAMLATIRLLSTLWDADGAVAVDGLARREAATPEYSEETLRDEAGLLDGVSPIGTGSILGRIWNQPSVTVTGIDAPSVKNASNTLSPTVSVVISARIAPGQPAAEAYEAVRTHLERHAPFGARLTFDDVDLGDGFLVDTSGWAVESVRAAFAEGYGVDPVDLGVGGSIPFIADLVREFPSAQILVTGVEDPHARAHAPNESLHLDTFRNAVVSEALLLEELDRRVS; encoded by the coding sequence ATGACCTCCACCCCCACCCGGCGCGATGCCGTCCGCGACGCTGCGCTCTCCGGCATCCCCACCGCTCTGGCCGATCTCGGCGCCCTTGTGCGCATCCCGTCGGTTGCCTTCCCCGGCTTCGACCACTCCGAGGTGCGGCGGTCCGCCGAGGCTGTCGCGACGCTCGCCCGCGAGACCGGCGTCTTCGACGACGTCCGGATCGTCGACGCCGCCGTCCCCGGCACCGAGGAGCGGGGGATGCCGGCCGTGCTCGCCTCGCGGGCCGCGGCGCCGGGCAGGCCGACCATCCTGCTCTACGCGCACCACGACGTCCAGCCCGTCGGCGACGAGGCGCTGTGGGATTCACCGCCCTTCGAACCCACCGTGCGCGACGGACGGCTCTATGGTCGGGGTGCGGCCGACGACAAGGCCGGCGTGATGGCGCACATCGCCGCAGTCCGCGCCCTCCGCGACGCCGTCGGCGATGACCTCGGACTCGGTATCGCCCTCTTCATCGAGGGCGAGGAGGAGGCGGGCTCGCGATCGTTCGCGCAGTTCCTCTCCGACAACGCCCAGACCCTGCGGGCAGACGTCATCGTGGTGGCCGACTCGGGCAACTGGGATGCCCGGACGCCGGCGCTGACCGTGTCGTTGCGGGGGAATGTGCGCTTCACCCTCACGGTGCGCACCCTTGATCACGCCTCGCACTCGGGCATGTTCGGCGGAGCCGTGCCCGACGCGATGCTCGCCACCATCCGCCTGCTGTCCACCCTCTGGGACGCCGACGGCGCCGTCGCGGTCGACGGCCTCGCACGCCGGGAGGCCGCCACACCGGAGTACAGCGAAGAGACGCTGCGCGACGAGGCGGGGCTCCTCGACGGGGTCAGCCCGATCGGAACGGGGTCGATCCTCGGCCGGATCTGGAACCAGCCGTCGGTGACGGTGACGGGGATCGACGCGCCGAGCGTGAAGAACGCCTCCAACACACTGAGTCCCACCGTGTCGGTCGTCATCAGCGCGCGCATCGCCCCGGGGCAGCCCGCCGCGGAGGCGTACGAGGCCGTCCGGACCCACCTCGAGCGCCACGCGCCGTTCGGTGCCCGACTCACCTTCGACGACGTCGACCTCGGCGACGGCTTCCTCGTGGACACCAGCGGCTGGGCGGTGGAATCGGTCCGCGCGGCCTTCGCCGAGGGCTACGGCGTCGACCCGGTGGACCTCGGCGTCGGAGGGTCGATCCCGTTCATCGCCGACCTCGTCCGCGAGTTCCCGAGCGCGCAGATCCTGGTGACCGGCGTCGAGGATCCGCACGCGCGCGCCCACGCCCCGAACGAATCGCTGCATCTGGACACGTTCCGCAACGCCGTCGTCTCGGAGGCGCTGCTCCTCGAGGAGCTGGACCGCAGAGTGTCTTGA
- a CDS encoding DUF3043 domain-containing protein — MANTPGAPTPAAPAPKDAPEGAASVTGKGRATPTRAEREAARKRPLVPDTKEAKARARADLAAQREKARAGMAAGDERYLPVRDKGPQRRWVRDFVDSGFHLGEAVMPAMVLVIVATFVPVLAVQYWSFVVLWIFILFVIGDMIITSIRVKRGAREKFGADKMEKGLGWYAAMRSIQMRFLRLPKPQVKRRGFRGGRTA; from the coding sequence GTGGCCAACACTCCCGGCGCACCCACTCCCGCAGCACCCGCCCCCAAGGACGCACCCGAGGGCGCCGCGTCCGTGACGGGGAAGGGCCGCGCGACGCCGACCCGTGCCGAGCGCGAGGCCGCGCGCAAACGCCCCCTGGTGCCCGACACCAAGGAGGCCAAGGCACGCGCCCGCGCCGACCTCGCCGCGCAGCGCGAGAAGGCCCGCGCCGGCATGGCGGCGGGAGACGAGCGCTACCTCCCGGTGCGCGACAAGGGCCCGCAGCGTCGCTGGGTGCGCGATTTCGTCGACTCGGGCTTCCACCTCGGCGAGGCGGTCATGCCGGCGATGGTCCTGGTGATCGTGGCGACCTTCGTGCCCGTGCTCGCCGTCCAGTACTGGTCGTTCGTGGTGCTGTGGATCTTCATCCTCTTCGTCATCGGCGACATGATCATCACCTCCATCCGCGTCAAGCGGGGCGCGCGGGAGAAGTTCGGCGCCGACAAGATGGAGAAGGGCCTCGGATGGTACGCCGCGATGCGCAGCATCCAGATGCGGTTCCTCCGCCTGCCCAAGCCGCAGGTCAAGCGCCGCGGGTTCCGCGGCGGCCGCACCGCCTGA
- a CDS encoding quinone-dependent dihydroorotate dehydrogenase produces MYPLLFRTVLARMDPESAHHAALVVIRALGVPPLSALAARLTRPAPALETSALGLTFPTPFGVAAGFDKDVRAARGLFALGFGHIEVGTITAHPQPGNPRPRLFRLIPDRAVINRMGFNNAGAEAAAARLAALRRRRRRPLIGVNIGKSRVVEVDEATDDYVRSTRLLAPLADYLVVNVSSPNTPGLRDLQAVASLGPLLTAVKDAAGDTPLLVKIAPDLADDDIVAVARLAVDGGLAGIIATNTTIGRDGLKTSPAIVAAAGAGGLSGAPLRERSLEVLRLLRRNVPAFFAVISVGGVETGEDVRERLDAGATLVQGYTAFLYRGPLWARQINRSLTRSARRPTA; encoded by the coding sequence ATGTACCCCCTTCTCTTCCGCACGGTTCTCGCGCGCATGGACCCTGAGTCCGCTCACCACGCCGCCCTGGTGGTGATCCGTGCGCTGGGGGTGCCGCCGCTGTCGGCACTGGCGGCGCGCCTCACCCGGCCGGCTCCTGCGCTGGAGACCTCGGCGCTCGGGCTGACCTTCCCGACCCCGTTCGGCGTGGCGGCGGGGTTCGACAAGGACGTCCGAGCCGCGCGGGGGCTCTTCGCGCTGGGATTCGGCCACATCGAGGTGGGAACGATCACCGCACACCCGCAGCCGGGCAACCCCCGCCCGCGGCTGTTCCGCCTCATCCCGGATCGCGCCGTGATCAACCGCATGGGTTTCAACAACGCCGGCGCCGAGGCCGCGGCCGCGCGGCTGGCCGCCCTCCGTCGGCGTCGGCGGCGACCGCTCATCGGCGTCAACATCGGCAAGAGCCGCGTCGTCGAGGTCGACGAGGCCACCGACGACTACGTCCGCAGCACCCGCCTGCTCGCCCCGCTCGCGGACTACCTCGTGGTCAACGTGTCCTCACCCAACACTCCGGGCCTCCGCGACCTGCAGGCCGTGGCGAGCCTCGGGCCGCTGCTGACGGCGGTGAAGGATGCTGCCGGCGACACGCCGTTGCTGGTGAAGATCGCCCCCGACCTCGCGGACGACGACATCGTCGCCGTCGCCCGTCTCGCCGTCGACGGGGGCCTTGCGGGCATCATCGCGACGAACACCACCATCGGCCGGGACGGCCTGAAGACCTCGCCGGCGATCGTCGCGGCCGCCGGAGCGGGGGGGCTGTCGGGGGCGCCACTGCGCGAGAGGTCCCTCGAGGTGCTGCGACTGCTGCGGCGCAACGTCCCCGCATTCTTCGCCGTGATCTCGGTCGGCGGAGTGGAGACGGGCGAGGACGTCCGCGAGCGCTTGGATGCCGGCGCCACGCTCGTGCAGGGCTACACCGCGTTCCTCTACCGCGGGCCGCTCTGGGCTCGTCAGATCAACCGGTCGCTCACCCGTTCGGCACGGCGTCCGACGGCCTGA
- the nrdR gene encoding transcriptional regulator NrdR, which yields MHCPFCRHSDSRVIDSRTSDDGLSIRRRRQCPECGGRFSTIETASLNVIKRSGVIEPFSREKVMSGVRKACQGRPVTEGDLAVLAQTVEEAVRQTGASQIDTNEIGLAILGPLRALDEVAFLRFASVYQAFDSLEDFESAIAGLRADHADQPDRLRAGEAEPTR from the coding sequence ATGCATTGTCCCTTCTGTCGGCATTCCGACTCCCGTGTCATCGACTCACGCACGAGCGACGACGGATTGAGCATCCGACGCCGCCGGCAGTGCCCCGAATGCGGTGGCCGGTTCTCGACCATCGAGACGGCGAGCCTGAACGTGATCAAGCGATCCGGCGTGATCGAGCCGTTCAGCCGCGAGAAGGTGATGTCGGGGGTGCGCAAAGCGTGTCAGGGCCGACCCGTCACCGAGGGGGACCTCGCCGTCCTGGCGCAGACGGTCGAGGAGGCGGTGCGTCAGACCGGCGCGTCGCAGATCGACACGAACGAGATCGGCCTGGCGATCCTCGGCCCGCTCCGCGCGCTCGACGAAGTGGCCTTCCTGCGTTTCGCCAGCGTCTACCAGGCCTTCGATTCCCTCGAGGACTTCGAGTCGGCGATCGCCGGTCTCCGTGCCGATCACGCCGACCAGCCCGACCGGCTGCGTGCGGGTGAGGCCGAGCCGACTCGCTAG
- the hisD gene encoding histidinol dehydrogenase, with product MRTIDLRGHALTPADMLAAVPRAAGTREAAFSAATDIVADVAARGEASLRAQAERFDGVAGHDIRVPAAHLDEALAALAPDIRAALEEAIDRVRLGSAAQVPAEIVTEIRPGARILQRWQPVRRVGLYVPGGKAVYPSSVVMNVVPAQIAGVAEVALASPPQREHGGRVHPVILAAARLLGVDEVYAMGGAGAIGAFAHGVPAIGLARVDVVTGPGNNFVAAAKRAVAGLVGTDSEAGATEILIVADDSADADIVAADLISQAEHDEQASAVLVTTSPALADAVAAKVAERAAGTRHAARVQTALAGDQSAIVLLDDQAAATAFSNAYAPEHLELHLADPRPEDFVHAGAVFVGRHTPVSLGDYLAGSNHVLPTGGQARYAAGLSASTFLRPQQVVTYDERALTEVRDAIVTLAEAEDLPAHGEAVTARFTA from the coding sequence ATGCGCACCATCGATCTGCGTGGCCACGCCCTCACGCCCGCTGACATGCTGGCGGCCGTCCCGCGCGCGGCAGGAACCCGCGAGGCGGCGTTCTCCGCGGCCACCGACATCGTCGCCGATGTCGCCGCGCGCGGCGAGGCGTCGTTGCGCGCTCAGGCCGAGCGGTTCGACGGGGTCGCAGGGCACGACATCCGCGTGCCGGCAGCGCACCTCGATGAGGCGCTGGCCGCTCTCGCCCCCGACATCCGCGCCGCGCTCGAGGAGGCGATCGATCGCGTGCGTCTCGGCTCGGCGGCGCAGGTGCCGGCCGAGATCGTGACGGAGATCCGTCCCGGAGCGCGCATCCTGCAGCGCTGGCAGCCGGTGAGACGCGTCGGTCTCTACGTTCCCGGCGGCAAGGCGGTCTACCCGTCGAGCGTCGTGATGAACGTCGTCCCCGCCCAGATCGCCGGGGTCGCCGAGGTCGCCCTCGCCTCGCCCCCGCAGCGCGAGCACGGGGGCCGGGTGCACCCGGTCATCCTCGCCGCCGCGCGGTTGCTCGGGGTCGACGAGGTCTACGCGATGGGCGGTGCCGGCGCGATCGGCGCATTCGCCCACGGTGTGCCCGCGATCGGGCTCGCCCGGGTGGACGTCGTGACCGGGCCGGGCAACAACTTCGTCGCCGCCGCCAAGCGTGCTGTCGCGGGCCTCGTCGGCACCGACTCCGAGGCCGGGGCGACCGAGATCCTCATCGTCGCGGACGACTCCGCCGACGCCGACATCGTCGCGGCCGATCTCATCAGTCAGGCCGAGCACGACGAGCAGGCCTCGGCGGTCCTGGTGACGACCTCGCCGGCACTCGCCGACGCCGTCGCCGCGAAAGTCGCCGAACGGGCGGCGGGCACCCGGCACGCGGCGCGGGTGCAGACCGCCCTGGCGGGCGACCAGTCGGCCATCGTCCTGCTCGACGACCAGGCCGCCGCCACCGCGTTCAGCAACGCCTACGCCCCCGAGCACCTCGAGCTCCACCTCGCCGACCCCCGCCCCGAGGACTTCGTCCACGCCGGTGCGGTCTTCGTCGGTCGCCATACGCCGGTGAGCCTCGGTGACTACCTCGCGGGGAGCAACCACGTCCTCCCCACCGGGGGACAGGCCCGCTACGCCGCAGGCCTCTCGGCGTCGACGTTCCTGCGGCCGCAGCAGGTGGTGACCTACGACGAGCGGGCGCTGACCGAGGTGCGCGACGCGATCGTGACGCTCGCCGAGGCCGAGGATCTGCCTGCACACGGTGAGGCCGTCACTGCGCGCTTCACGGCGTAA